One Pseudomonas sp. MM213 genomic window, GGTAGGCACGATGACCGTCCACATTGGTCTCGAACTGATGACCTGCCTGGTCATGGTTGATGGACAACGCCTCGCTCATCACAACTCCTCTGCGGGTCTTGAATTCTGACCCCTACCTTACCGATGTTTTTCCGGCGAAGGAACATCTACGCCACCCCCGTGCCTGAATGGACACCGAGAAGAGCTGCACCGATCTCGCGCAACCGAGCACATATCAAATAGTAGGCACCATTGGCAGAAATGCTCAAGGTGCGCTCGTCATCACGCGGGGTTGGGCGGGTGCTGCTCCGGGTTACGCAGGGACGGCTCGACCGAAGCGCTCTGCGGGTCGATAGCCTGAACATTGCCGGATGTTGAGACTTAAGACGAGCGTCCCTCTATTAAGTCACCTCAACTAGGCGAAAGAGTTTGAGAGGTGCCGCGCAAATTCCGAACAAAAGTGTAGACGAATCCATCTAGACAGACTTTAGCCAAGATGGGAAAAACAGTCCTGCCGCCGGGAACTTTTTCGTGCCAACTCGCTCAGCTCGGGCCTTGCAGCTGGATATTTTTTAATCAATCGCAAGTAAAAGTTGCTCGAAAAAGAATCAACGCCTACAATTTTTTTTGCTTCTTGCTTTACGTCAGTTTACTTACGACAAGTAATGGGTAGTATGTACGCCGGCTATTTCCTCACTCTGAGGAGACAGCTACTTTAATTGAAAGTCCTTGAAGGGGAACACGATGAACAACGTTCTGAAATTCTCTGCTCTGGCTCTGGCCGCAGTTCTGGCTACCGGTTGCAGCAGCGTATCGAAAGAAACCGAAGCACGTCTGACCGCTACTGAAGACGCAGCTGCTCGCTCCCAGGCTCGTGCAGACGAAGCTTACCGTAAAGCTGATGAAGCTCTGGCTGCTGCTCAAAAAGCACAACAGACTGCTGACGAAGCTAACGAGCGTGCTCTGCGCATGCTGGAAAAAGCTAGCCGCAAGTAATAATCCTTCGGGGTTGTTATCAAGCCGACCCATTTTTTGGGTCGGCTTTTTATTGCCCGGCGTTTGTCCAGGCAATAAAAAACCCGCCGACGCTCTCAGCGCCGGCGGGTTCTGTTCAAGCCTTACTGCAACGGATCGATCGGTGCACTCGTCACCATCGGCGCAGAAGCATTCGGCACGGCGATTTCCACCGGCAGGCCATCTTCAGCGGCAACCACATCACGCACCACATCCCAGTTCATGCGCAGGTTGTTGGTGATGTCTTCGCGCTTGAGCATCGCGTTGATCACAGCCGTGTGCTTGTCGACGACCGACGGGTTGCCCTTGTCGTCCAGCGGCGTGTGCGCTTCCAGATACACCTTGCCGCCACTTACACCGAACTTGTACGGGTCGTTGAGAATGCGCACTGACGTGCCGACCGGGACCATGCCCGCCATTTGCAGCACGTTGTTGTTGAACATGCGGAAGCAGCCGTGGCTGGTGCGCATGCCGATGCCGAACTTCTTGTTCGAACCGTGGATCAGGTAGCCCGGTGTGCCCAGGGTGAACTTGAACGGGCCCAGCGGGTTGTCCGGGCCGGCCGGCACGACGTTCGGCAGCGGATCGCCGTCAGCGGCGTGCTCGGCCTTGATCGACGCTGGCGGCGTCCAGGTCGGGTTCGGCGTCTTCGCAACGATGCTGGTGTGGGCAATCGGCGAACCCCAGCCTTCACGACCGATACCCAGCGGGAAGGTGTAGACCACGTTCCGGCCTTTCGGGAAGTAGTAGAGGCGGTATTCAGCCAGGTTGATGACGATGCCTTCACGTGGGCCTGGCGGCAGGATGAAGCGCGTCGGCAGCACGATCTCGGTGCCGGCACCCGGCAACCATGGATCGACGCCCGGGTTGGCCGCGACCATTTCCGAGTAGCCCAGATCGTAGGTGGTGCCAAGGTCGGCGAAGGTGTCTTCGTACTTGGCCTTGATCACTTGCACCTGGCCGATGATGTCTTCACCGGGCGGTGGCAGGGGTAGCTCCAATGCTGCTACGGGGCCAGCCACACAAAGGGCGGCAAGAGTCAGGCAGCGGGTGACGGCAGGAAAGCGCGGCAACATCCGGAAAATCCTTCGCATAATCGACTGGGGTTTAAGAACGCAATTGTACACTGGCGCTCTGGTATTCGGGGAGAGACACCGATAGAGCGTGAATTGGCTGCGGTATTTTTTCAGGGGGCATATCCGTTTCTGCGGTAACGGCCGCTAATGGTTCCGCTTTTACAGCGGGTCACTTGGAGAAGCGCCAAGTAACCAAGCGCTCTTGCCCCTTTCGTTCGGTGCCTCGCCATGGCTCGGCATGCCCTCGCTCCAGTCCTGCTCCGTGGGCCCGCCGCCATCGGCCATCCATGGCCGGGGGCGGCTAACCCGGCATCCATGCCGGGTTGCCCACTGCGCAGAACCTCCACTCGGCCTCTCGAGGGGGCGCTCAGATCAAAAGCGGAAGGCGAGCTAACGCTCGGCCTGATGAGTGGCGAAGATCAAAAGCGTATGGGATTCCCTGTAGGAGCCGGCTTGCCGGCGAAAAACGTCCGGACAACGCGTTTATTCAGACAGCCCGCGTTATCGTTGACGTCCATCGCCAGCAAGCTGGCTCCTACAATTTTGAATCGTGCGAACCCAATCCATTGTAGGAGCCGGCTTGCTGGCGATGGCGGTGGGTCTGTTGACGTATTTATTGACTGGATGGACGCCATCGCCAGCAAGCCGGCTCCTACAGGGGAGCGGTGTACAAATCCGGAATGAGTGAAAACATCAAAGAAGGACAACACGGACAACTGAAGAGCCAGGTCGGCTTTCAGGCCGCCTCGGCGGCTGTGGCGGTAGTCGCCCCCTCGAGAGGCCGAGTGGAGGTTCTGCGCAGTGGGCAACCCGGCATGGATGCCGGGTTAGCCGCCCCCGGCCATGGATGGCCGATGGCGGCGGGCCCACGGAGCAGGACCGGAGCGAGGGTATGCCGAGCCTAGGCGAGGCACCGAACGAAAGGGGCAAAAGCGCTTTGGTTACTTTCGCGCTTTTCGAAAGTGACTCGCTGTAAAAGCGAAACCGTCAGTGGCCGTTACCGCAAAAACGGATATGCCCCCAACCCACCCCACCCCACCCCCACATCAAGCCATCAAAGCTCGAACCGCAGCTCCGGCCAGATCGGCGAAGTACCGCGTTTTTGCGACTCCAGAATAGCCCGGCACAACGAACACAGCCGCTGGTCCTGGAACACCCGGCGATCAACGCTCGACCAGCGCGGCTGCGCGGGCAGCAGACTTCCGCACAAGGTGCGATCGGCCGAGCCGCCCAGCTCCAGCTGACGGGTCACCAGATGTACCCGCACTTCCTGGCAGGCGAACAGATCCAGCTGTTCGTCAGGCTCGATCAGTTGATAGGCAAAAAGTGACCAGGCGGGACGCGGCATCGGGGGCTCCAAATCGGGGGCGCCACCTTAGCCGAAACACCGCCGCTAGAAAAGCGTCAAAGCAGCGGTTTCAGTGTCGGCCAGACATTTTCCAGCAACTTGTCCTGAGCGCCCGCAGCCGGGTGCAGGCCGTCTGACTGCATCAGCTCAGGATGCCCGCCCACGCCCTCGAGGAAAAACGGCACCAGCGGGATTTTTTTCTCGGCGGCGACGTTGCTGAAAGCCTCAGCGAAGACCTTGTTGTAGCGCGCACCGTAGTTGGGTGGCAATTGCATGCCGAGTAGCAGCACTTTGGCACCACTGGCCTTGGAGCTGTTGATCATCGCTGCAAGGTTTTGTTGCAATTGTGTTGGCAGCATTCCACGCAGCCCGTCATTGCCACCCAACTCGAGGATCACCAACTCCGGTTTATGCTCTGCAAGCAGCGCAGGCAGGCGCGCCCGGCCTCCGGCGCTGGTGTCGCCGCTGATGGACGCATTGACCACCTTATCGTCGAAACCTTCGCGCTTGAGCCGTTGCTCAAGCAGCGACACCCACCCCTCGCGGGTATCCAGTCCGAAACCGGCGCTGATACTATCGCCAACGATCAGGACAGTACCCGCCGCTGCGTTCTGGGCCATGCACATCAAGGCCAGGCCAGCACTCAAAAACCACACTCGCATCGGATTCTCCATGGGCGCAAGCATTCTCACCGCTAAGAACCTCAGCAAAGTGGTTCCCAGCGCGGAAGGTGATCTGACTATCCTGCACGAACTCAGCCTGGAACTGAACAAGGGCGACAGCCTGGCCATCGTCGGCGCGTCCGGCTCGGGGAAATCCACCCTCCTCGGCCTGCTCGCCGGCCTCGACTTGCCGAGCAGCGGTGAAGTCACCCTCGCAGGCCAGGGCCTGAGTAATCTTGATGAAGACCAACGCGCACGCATTCGCGCCGAACACGTCGGTTTTGTCTTTCAATCATTCCAGCTGCTCGACAGCCTCAACGCCTTGGAAAACGTCATGCTGCCGCTGGAGCTCGATGGCCGCAAAGACGCCCGTGAGCGCGCCACCGAATTGCTGCAACGGGTCGGTCTGGGCCAGCGCCTGACCCACTCACCCCGCCAGCTCTCCGGTGGCGAGCAGCAACGTGTGGCGATTGCCCGTGCGTTTGCCGCCGAGCCCGATGTGCTGTTCGCCGACGAACCCACCGGCAACCTCGACAGCCACACCGGCGAGCGCATCAGCGATCTGTTGTTCGAACTGAACAAGGAACGCGGCACGACCCTGGTGCTGGTGACCCACGATGAACGCCTGGCACATCGTTGCCGGCGCCTTATCCGCCTTGAAGCCGGCCTGCTGGTCGCCCCTCTGGAGCCTTGATGGCACGCCTGCCGCTGTTGCGCCTGTTCAGTCTCGCCATCCGCCAACTGCTGCGCGACGCCCGCGCCGGTGAGTTGCGGGTGTTGTTCTTCGCTTTGCTGGTAGCGGTGGCGGCGAGTACCGCCATCGGTTACTTCGGCGCCCGCCTGAATGGCGCCATGATGCTGCGCGCCACCGAGTTTCTCGGCGCCGACCTGCTGCTCGAAGGCAGTTCGCCGGCGCGACCCGAACAGATCAAAAGCGGCACGGATCTGGGCCTCGAACATGCGCAGGTGGTGGAGTTCTCCAGCGTAATCGCCACCGACAATGGTATTCAGCTGTCCAGCATCAAGGCCGCCGACGACGTCTATCCACTGCGCGGCGAGCTGAAAAGCGCCGCCGCGCCCTTCGCTGCGGAAGAATCCGGAGGCGGACCGAAACCCGGCGAAGCCTGGGTTGAAGCACGACTGCTGACCGCGCTGGACTTGAAGATCGGCGACAGCATCGACGTCGGCATGCGCACCCTGAAACTGGCGCGTGTACTGACCTATGAACCGGATCGTGCCGGCAATTTCTACAGCCTGACGCCACGGGTGCTGATCAACCTCAGCGATCTCACGGCGACCGGCGTGGTGCAGCCCGGCAGCCGCGTCAGCTACCGCGAACTCTGGCGCGGCAAGCCCGAAGCGCTGGAAACCTACCGTCAATTGATCAAACCCGGCCTCGC contains:
- a CDS encoding L,D-transpeptidase family protein, which encodes MLPRFPAVTRCLTLAALCVAGPVAALELPLPPPGEDIIGQVQVIKAKYEDTFADLGTTYDLGYSEMVAANPGVDPWLPGAGTEIVLPTRFILPPGPREGIVINLAEYRLYYFPKGRNVVYTFPLGIGREGWGSPIAHTSIVAKTPNPTWTPPASIKAEHAADGDPLPNVVPAGPDNPLGPFKFTLGTPGYLIHGSNKKFGIGMRTSHGCFRMFNNNVLQMAGMVPVGTSVRILNDPYKFGVSGGKVYLEAHTPLDDKGNPSVVDKHTAVINAMLKREDITNNLRMNWDVVRDVVAAEDGLPVEIAVPNASAPMVTSAPIDPLQ
- the oprI gene encoding outer membrane lipoprotei OprI; the protein is MNNVLKFSALALAAVLATGCSSVSKETEARLTATEDAAARSQARADEAYRKADEALAAAQKAQQTADEANERALRMLEKASRK
- a CDS encoding arylesterase, translating into MRVWFLSAGLALMCMAQNAAAGTVLIVGDSISAGFGLDTREGWVSLLEQRLKREGFDDKVVNASISGDTSAGGRARLPALLAEHKPELVILELGGNDGLRGMLPTQLQQNLAAMINSSKASGAKVLLLGMQLPPNYGARYNKVFAEAFSNVAAEKKIPLVPFFLEGVGGHPELMQSDGLHPAAGAQDKLLENVWPTLKPLL
- a CDS encoding ABC transporter ATP-binding protein; its protein translation is MGASILTAKNLSKVVPSAEGDLTILHELSLELNKGDSLAIVGASGSGKSTLLGLLAGLDLPSSGEVTLAGQGLSNLDEDQRARIRAEHVGFVFQSFQLLDSLNALENVMLPLELDGRKDARERATELLQRVGLGQRLTHSPRQLSGGEQQRVAIARAFAAEPDVLFADEPTGNLDSHTGERISDLLFELNKERGTTLVLVTHDERLAHRCRRLIRLEAGLLVAPLEP